From the genome of Nitrospirota bacterium:
CTACGCTCTGCAAACAGCTCACGACGAACCTGCCTGACCTGTGGCATTCCGTGTCCTATACGACCAGACAACCGCGGCCCGGCGAAGAGCATGGGCGCGAATATTACTTCATCGACGAACAACCGTTTCAGGAGATGGTCGAACGCAATGAATTCGTGGAGTGGGCCCGCGTATACGGAAACCTCTACGGCACCCCCTGGAAATCGCTGACCGAAAAGATCGATCAGGGGATCGACGTCTTGCTCGAGATCGACGTGCAAGGGGCCATGCAGGTCAAAAAACGATTCGAAGACTCGGTCTCCATCTTTATTCTGCCTCCCTCGATCGCCGTCCTCCGATCCCGTCTGCAGACCAGGGCCTCTGACTCGCCCGAAGAGATTCAGCGCCGCCTGCAGAAGGTCAAAGAAGAGGTCTGGAGTTATCGGGAATACGCCTACATCGTCCGGAACGACGACCTCACCCGGTCGCTGCGCGACCTCGAAAGCATCTTCTGGTCGGAGCGATTGAAGACCAAACGATTGAACATGACGTGGATCGAGAATAATTTCATTCTTGACGACGAACAGAAGTCCTGAGATCGCGACGATCTTTCATCTCACAAAGGAGAACGGCATCCATGATCGACATGTTGAGACTCTTACCGCAATACGCGCCGGGCGAATTCGACTCACGGCACCGGCTGGCGATCATCGCAGGCCAGCGGGCGAAGCACATCGTGCAGGGATCGCGTCATGCCCCTTCGCGCTTCACCAAAGAAACGACCATCGCCCTCGACGAAGTCCTCATGGGACAGACCAAGTACCTCGTCGGCGAAGAGGCCCGGGCGGCGATGAAGGAAGCGAAGCGCGGCAGGGAAGGCGAGATGGAGCGCATTGCCATGATGACCGGCGACGATGCCAAAGAGATCAAAAAAGAGCTGAGCGTCTATGTCGACGATACGCCGAAGCCAGTCGTGGGCGAGAGCGAGGAGTAATTCGTGGCACCCTCCGGCTCCAACGGGCCGACGTTGATCGGGACGCGAATCGTGCTGGGCGTGACCGGCAGCATCGCGGCCTATAAGGCGGTCTCGCTACTCCGGACTCTGCTCCGCGAAGGCGCCACCGTCCAGGTCGTGATGACGGCATCAGCCACGAAGTTCGTCACGCCCCTGACGTTTGAAGTGCTCTCCGGCCATCCCGTGTCGACGGATGTGTTCGAGGCGCATCAGGAGATGAAACACTTATCGCTGCCTGAGCAGGCGGATGCCATCGTGATTGCGCCGGCCACGGCCAATTGCCTGGCGAAATCGGCGCTGGGACTGGGCGACGATTTGCTCTCGACCATGCTCCTCACGGCGCAATGTCCCTTGATTATGGCGCCCGCGATGGACGGGGGAATGTGGACGCACCCAGCCGTCACGGAACATGTGCGGACCTTGCGTGCGAGGGGAACGATCGTCGTCGATCCCGACGAAGGACCGCTCGCCTCCGGGAAAGTCGGCCAAGGCCGCTTGGCGGAGGAACACAAGATCCTCGAGGCTCTGCAGTCAGCCCTGGCGCCACAACGCGATTGGC
Proteins encoded in this window:
- a CDS encoding DNA-directed RNA polymerase subunit omega; its protein translation is MIDMLRLLPQYAPGEFDSRHRLAIIAGQRAKHIVQGSRHAPSRFTKETTIALDEVLMGQTKYLVGEEARAAMKEAKRGREGEMERIAMMTGDDAKEIKKELSVYVDDTPKPVVGESEE
- the gmk gene encoding guanylate kinase, which encodes MDRRGILFIISAPSGTGKTTLCKQLTTNLPDLWHSVSYTTRQPRPGEEHGREYYFIDEQPFQEMVERNEFVEWARVYGNLYGTPWKSLTEKIDQGIDVLLEIDVQGAMQVKKRFEDSVSIFILPPSIAVLRSRLQTRASDSPEEIQRRLQKVKEEVWSYREYAYIVRNDDLTRSLRDLESIFWSERLKTKRLNMTWIENNFILDDEQKS